The Candidatus Anaeroferrophillus wilburensis genomic interval GTGTTGGCGCTGACCTTCTCACGAATCGCCTCCAAGGCAGCATGTTCTCCAGCGCCCCGATATTCCATTGCCGCGCAGATAACCCCGCCGGCATTAGCGATAAAATCAGGGACGCACATGATTCCCCGCTGGTGGAGAATGGCTTCGGCACCGGAAGAGAAAGGAATATTTGCCCCTTGAACTACCAGCCTGGCTTGCAATTGGGCAACATTCAGCTCATGCACCACATCCGGCCGGGCAGCCGGGATCCAGATATCACTGGCAAAACCAACGACGGCATCCCGCTCGCGTTTTTCCCCGGCAGGGTAGTCGATGACGCTGGCACCACTCTCCTTCAAGCACAACAAGGCAGCCACATCGAGACCCTTAGAGGAATAAAGGGCGCCCCGGGAATCGGCAACCCCAACCAGCACCGCCCCCTTCTCCGCCAGGAAGCGGGCGACATGTTTCCCCACCGCCCCGAATCCCTGGACCACCAGCCGGGCACCAGCCAGGGGCAGCTGGCAAAAACCGGCCGCTATTTCCGCTGCGTGGCTGAGGCCCCATCCGGTTGCCCCGATCTCATCCAGAGGGATGCCGCCCAGCTCCTTGGGCAAAGCCACCACCCGGTCCATCTCACCCTTCACCCAGGCCATACACTGCTCCTCGGTACCCATATCCGGAGCAAAAATATAATCCTTCTCCTCCTTGAGCGAGCAGGCCAGGGCCCGCATCAGCTGCTCCTTGGCAGCCGGTTCCATTTTTGGATCGGCGAAAACTACCATCTTGCCACCGCCGTGGGGCAGCCCGGCGGCTGCATTTTTAAAGGTCATCGCCCTGGCCAACCGGAAACACTCAACGGTTGAAACGTCAGGAGCCATCCGGATTCCTCCAAGCGCCGGGCCGGCCGCCGTGTTATCCACCACCAGCACCGCTTTCAGGCCAAGGGCAGGCTGGTAAACATGAATAATTTTCTCCGGCCCCAGTTCATCGGCAAATCTGAACATTTCGCTCATCGCTCTCCTCCTGGCCCCCATTCAACAGCCATGACCATGGCCCTGCCTCCTACCCCGCAGGCTTTGCGGGTTGCCTCCCTACCTTAAAATTTAACCGTTTATCTCCCCTTGTCAACAACCACGTTCCACATACGGTTTTTCGCACAAA includes:
- a CDS encoding Glu/Leu/Phe/Val dehydrogenase → MSEMFRFADELGPEKIIHVYQPALGLKAVLVVDNTAAGPALGGIRMAPDVSTVECFRLARAMTFKNAAAGLPHGGGKMVVFADPKMEPAAKEQLMRALACSLKEEKDYIFAPDMGTEEQCMAWVKGEMDRVVALPKELGGIPLDEIGATGWGLSHAAEIAAGFCQLPLAGARLVVQGFGAVGKHVARFLAEKGAVLVGVADSRGALYSSKGLDVAALLCLKESGASVIDYPAGEKRERDAVVGFASDIWIPAARPDVVHELNVAQLQARLVVQGANIPFSSGAEAILHQRGIMCVPDFIANAGGVICAAMEYRGAGEHAALEAIREKVSANTHQVLEEACRKGCQPREAAAAMALRRVKKAMSYRRWHRQES